In Altererythrobacter aquiaggeris, the genomic stretch CTTGATGAAGGCACACTGGCACAGGCGCTGAGAGCGCGGCGACCGGTTTAGCGATACAGCGTTGCGAAATCGCCAAACGCACACTATCTGACCCCATTATGGCTATCCGCGAAATTCTCGAAGTTCCCGATCCACGGCTCAAAACCGTTTCCGCACCCGTCGATACGTTCGACGGCGAGCTCAGGACGCTCGTCGATGACATGTTTGAAACGATGTATGATGCACCCGGCATCGGCCTCGCCGCCATTCAGGTCGGTGTACCGCAACGTGTGCTGGTTATCGATTTGCAGGAACCTGACACGGATGCGGAGCCGGAGGAATGCGGCCATGATCACGGAGACGGGGAAGGTTCGCACAAACATTATCCGGTGAAAAACGACCCGCGGGTTTTCATCAATCCCGAAATTCTTGACCCGGCGGAAGAGCTGGCGACATACCAGGAAGGCTGCCTGTCAGTCCCCGAAATCTATGCCGATGTTGACCGCCCGGCAAGGTGCCGCGTCCGCTATCAGGATCTGGACGGCAAGGTTCACGAGGAAGATCTGGATGGTCTGATGGCAACCTGCATCCAGCACGAAATGGATCACCTCGAAGGTGTCTTGTTCATCGACCATTTGAGCCGTCTGAAGAAACAGATGGCGCTCAAAAAGCTCGACAAGCTGCGCAAGGCAGCCTGACGAGCCCGGAGATCGGGGCCTAGCCTTCGTTTTCCATCAATTCGAGCGCCTTGCGGCAATCATCGGCACACTCGCGGCACATTTTGGCGCAGCGTCTGCAATGCGGATTGTCATGTTTGCCGCATTCCTGCTCGCACGTTTCACACGCTTCGATACAGGCTGCCAGCATCGTTTTGATAACCGCGACATTGCCGCCGGTCCGGCGTGTTGCCACGCGGTAAGTGGCGGTGCAGATGTCGCTGCAATCGCTGCAGGTGCGGATACATTGCGACATATCCCCGTCTTCGCCGCTGCACGCATCGGCGCAGCTATTGCAGATCGCCGCGCAATACATCGCATATTTCACTGCTTGCGAAAGTTGCTCGTCATAGCCTTCCTTACTGACATGGGGGTGCTCGGAAATCATTTTCTTGATAGACATCGGGGTTCCTTTCGCCTGATTACCAAATAAGCGATCGAGAGCGGGGGATTGTTCCGGAATGGTCGGAAACAGGGCTTCCCCGCGCCCCCTGTTCCGACTATGTTCCAAAAATGGAATTGACTGGAATACTCGTCGCATTGGGGGCTCTGATCTTAGGGGCGGCCGCTGGCTATTTCTTCGGCACCCGCCCTCTCGCTGATCTGAAGGCGCGGCATGGGGAGCGCGACTCCGAAGCGCGCAAGCTTGCCGAAGTTGTCGCGCGAATGGCCCCCGAATTGGCCACGATGAGCGAGCGTGCTGCGCGGGCCGATAGCCTGGCGGAAAATCTCGACCGGACGCGCGAAGAACTGACCACACTCAAGACTCAGGCCGCTGGTTTCGAGGAGCAGAAGCGGGCGCTGATTGAAACGCGCGAGCAATTGTTGAAGGAATTCCAGAACACCGGCGCGGCTGTATTGGGCAAGGCGCAGGAAGCATTTCTGGCGCGGGCGAGCGAGAAATTCGGCGACAGCGAAAAGACCAATAAAGCCGCGGTTGCTGCGCTGCTCGAACCCGTCAACCAGCGGCTCAAGAGCTATGAAGACCAGGTGACAAGCCTTGAAAAGCAACGGGTTGATTCGTTCGGCCAGCTGACCGGTCTGATCGAGAATATGCGGCTGGGACAGGAGGAAGTCCGCCGCGAAGCGCAGCGGCTTGGGAATTCGCTCACGAACGCTCCCAAGGCCCGTGGGCGGTGGGGAGAACGGGCACTGCAAAATGTTCTGGAGCAATGCGGGCTGTCGCAGCACACGGACTTCAATCTTGAACAATCCATCGACACCGAAGATGGCCGGCTGCGGCCTGATGCCATCGTCAATGTGCCCGGACAGAAGAAACTGATTATCGACGCGAAAGTATCGCTCAACGCGTATCAGGAAGCGTTTGAAGCTGACGACGATGATGTGCGAAAACTGGCACTTGCGGCCCATGCAAAATCGATGCGCAACCATGTCCAGCAACTCGGCGCCAAAAGTTACCAGAGCCAGTTTGAAGAAGCGCCCGACTACGTCGTGATGTTTGTTCCGGGCGAACATTTCGTATCGGCTGCGCTGGAGTCTGATCCGGAACTGTGGGATTTCGCATTCCAGAACGGCGTGTTGTTGGCCAGTCCGACAAATCTGGTGGCGATTGCCCGCACAATCGCGCAGGTTTGGCGGCAGGACCAACTGGCCGATGAAGCCCGCGAAATCGGCCGGGCCGGGGCTGAACTGTACAGCCGGCTCGAAACCGCTTCGCAGCATCTGAAACGGGTTGGTTCGGGCCTTGAAACCGCGGTGGGCAATTATAACAAGTTTGTCGGCAGTTTCGAACGCAATGTCCTGTCATCGGGCAGGCGCCTGGCTGACAAGGGGATCGAGATCGGCAAGCGCGAAATTGAAGACGTTCCGCTGGTCGAAAGCACCCCGCGCTACACTGCAAAAGACGCGGAAGACACGCCTCAGCTCGAAGACGGCTCCAGCATAGCCAAAGCTTCGTAAGCCAATACTGCGGCGGCCATTGCAGCGTTCAGGCTGTCTGCCCGTCCCAGCATCGGCATGGTAACGCGCAGGTCGCATTCGCTCTCGTAATTTTCAGGCAGGCCGCGCGATTCGTTGCCCACCATCAGGAAACACGGCGCCGCATACGCCGCGCCGCGATAGGGGACAGCATCGCGCAGGGATGCGGCGACCAGCTGGCCATTTGCGTTTCGCAACCATGGCAGGAAATCGTTCCAGCTGGCTTGCGCGATTTTTTGCGTGAAGACCGCGCCCATGCTGGCCCGCACTGCTTCCGAACTGAACGGGTCGGCGCAATCATCGATCAGGATCAATCCGCCCGCGCCAACCGCATCGCCGGTTCGCAGCATGGTGCCCAGATTGCCAGGATCGCGCAATGCCTGCGCCACCAGCCAGATGTCAGCTGCACCGCGATCTACCGAGCCAAGTGAGGTATCGAATTCTTCAAACACCCCGAGGACGGCCTGCGGGTTATCTTTGCCGGTAATCTTGCCGAGAATATCTGGCCCGGTTTCGATAATCTCGCCGCCCGCATCAGTGACCGCGTTTTCAAGTGCGGTCAGCAGCGGGTGGGGATCGCGCTTGTCCGCCATCACCAGCATTTCTGGCAGCCGGCCGCTTTCCCGCGCATCGGTTAGCAATCGCAGTCCCTCGGCCAGAAATTGGCCCTCGCGCTTGCGGTGTTTCTTGTCGCGCAGGCTGCGGAGATATTTTACCGTCGGATTGGAAAAGCCGGTAATTATGCGGCGCATCGCCGGGTCACCCTAATCTTCGCCAAACCGGTCGATTATAAGGCCGCTCAGCTTGGTCAGGACCGCTTCGCTATCGGGGCCTTCGACAATCAGCTCGACACTGTCGCCCTTGGCCGCACCCAGCATCATCAGCCCCAATATCGAGCCCCCGGCCGCTTCGTTACCGTCTTTTGCGACGCGGACGTCATGACCATCGGGCAGTTGGCTGACAATGTTGACGAACTTGGCGCTTGCCCGCGCGTGCAGCCCGCGTTGGTTGGTGATTTCCACCATTTTCCGCGCTTCGGTCATGTTGCCTTGCAGTCTTCGGCCAGAAATTGCGATGCGACAGTGATATAATTGCGGCCCGCATCGCGCGCGGCGCAAACCGTGTCTTTGACCGACATCGTTTTTCGCGCCGACGCGAGCCGGATCAACATCGGTAGATTGATCCCTGCAATGACTTCGATCCTGCCTGCATCGAGCAGCGATATTGCCAGATTGCTGGGAGTGCCGCCAAACAGGTCGGTCAGGATGATCGCACCGTCGCCGCTATCCACCTCGGCAATCGCGTTCGCGATTTCTTCCCGTCGCTGTTCCATATCGTCCTTGGGACCGATGCAAACTGTCGCGATCGCCTTCTGCTTGCCCACGACGTGTTCCATCGCACCGACGAATTCTTCAGCCAACCGGCCATGCGTAACGAGAATAATACCGATCATGCTGTGAGCCAATGGCTGAGACGAGAGATGGTTTCCATAAGCAAGTGCGGCATTGTCATCATGATTGTTGCGAACCTTCGATCTGGTCTTCTGCGCGCGATGCCAGATTGCGGTGGAGTACGGTGGGCGAAAAGCCTGCCTCGCGCAAGCCGAGCGCTATTTCTTCAGCAGTGAAAACCGAACGGTGGCGCCCGCCGGTGCAGCCAAAAGCGATATGGACATAGCTTTTGCCCTGAGCTTCGTAACGCGGCAATAGCAACAACAGCAGATCGGAAATCTGGTTCAGGGCAGGGGCAAAGGCGATGTCTTTGCGAATGTGGTCCGCGACTGCAGGATCCTTGCCCGTCTGTTCCCGCAAACCGTCGATCCAATGCGGGTTGTCGAGGAAGCGCATATCGAAAACCAGATCTGAAACCGGCGGCATACCCCGAGCAAAACCGAAACTCGAAACCGTCACGACCATTTCGGCAGGCGCGCTGTCAGCGAACCGTTCGCGTATTTCCTGCTGTAAATCGTTGGCTGCAAATCCGCTCGTATCGATCACCGCATCTGCCCACCGGCGGAGCGGTTCAAGCAGTTCCCGTTCGGCCGCAATACCCGCCATCAGCGGCCGGCCTTGCGCCAGCGGATGTCTGCGGCGCGTCTCGTTGTAACGCCGCTCCAGTTCGGCTGAATTGCAATCCAGAAACAGGGTGGCGATTGAAATGTCGCTGCGGCCCGCCAGTCTTTTGACCCGCCGGATTATGTTATCCGGGGCAAAGCCGCGCGTGCGCGTGTCGAAACCGATGGCTAGCGGCGGACGGATCCCATCATCAGGCGCATCTGTCCCCAGCATCCGGTCGAGCAGGCGTATCGGGAAATTGTCGATGGCTTCCCAGCCCAGATCTTCCAACACCCGCAACGCGGTGGTTTTCCCCGCGCCAGAAGTGCCGGTAACCAGCAGGATGCGTTGTTTTCCATCTGCCGGAACAGCAGAATCCTTATCGGGCGAATCGTCTGACATTGGCCGCGCGTTGTGCGCCCTAGACTTCAGGATGTGAAGGGTTGGCAGTCCGTTCACCCAGACCATACCGGGTTAGTGCCCATTCGGCACGGATCGGGGCGGCTGCATCGCCCGGCCAAAATTTGATCGAGGGAATTGAAATACCGCAAAGTTTCCGGAAATCCGCTGCATCGATAAATCGCGGCGCATCTTCGGCGAGTTCCAGAAGCAGCGCAATCGGCGCTTCACCGGCTGCCATTTTCACCAGACCGACATTCCGAATTTCGAACAAGTTTTCAGTATTGGGATGCGGCGCTGCCACCAGAGATCCCCCGATGTTCGACAGTATTACTGCATCGTCGCCAACCAGCGTCGCACCGCGATCGATCAATGACAGCGCGAGGCTGGATTTCCCGCTGCCGGGCTGCCCTGTAATCAATATGCCGCGCCCGTTTACCGACACGCAGGATGCCTGGAAAGTCTCCGTTCCGGCCATCAAGCGTCTGCGGCGGGCAAGATCAGCGTCAAACAGGCACCGCATTGCCGGTCGGATCTTTCATTCGCAATCAGCGATCCGTCATGCGCTTCGGCAATTGTCCTGCCGATAGCGAGGCCAAGGCCACTGTGGTTTCCGAAATCTTCCTCATCGGGCCGTACCGAGTGGAATCGCTGAAAAATCTTTTCGCGCTCGGTTTCGGGTATGCCTGGACCTTCATCGCAAACAGTCAGTTCGACAGCATCGCCCTCATGCGCCAGATCAATCCGGATCCTGCCGTCTCTGGGCGAAAACGAGACTGCATTATCAAGCAGGTTTTCGATTACCCGTTCCAACCGCGCGGCCACCCCCATCACGGTGAGCGAGCCGTTTGGATCGATTTGGAGATCTATCCTGCGGCCGTCATTTTCGCGCCGGTCTGCGCGCGTGCCCAGAATGTTGACGATCAAATCATGCATATCGATTCGCTCGAACGTCGTCCGGCTGATTTCAGCGTCGATTCTGCTGGCTTCGGCTATATCGGTGACGAGGCGGTCGATACGCCGCACATCGTGCGAAGCTATTTCGGTCAGCTGTTTGCGCAGTTCGGGATCTTCCACTTTTCCCAGCGATTCGACAGCACTACGCAGCGAAGCGAGCGGGTTCTTGATTTCGTGCGCGACATCCGCGGCAAAACTTTCCACCGCATCGATCCGTTGTCTCAGCGCGGTGGTCATATCCGAAATCGTGCGTGCCAGCGATCCGATCTCGTCACCGCGCTCGGGCAATCGGGGCACGACAACTTCGCGGTCACGGCCAAGGCGAACCCGCACAGCAGCCTTGGCCAACATTCTGAGCGGGCTGATAATCGTGCGAGCAAGAAACAGCGATGCAAGAACGGACAGGAGCAAGGCCCCCAGAAAAGCAATCCCCAGCGTGGTTCTGGCGCTGCGCACGGCTTCGGTAATGTCTTTGGCGTTGCGTGTGGTCAGCAAGGTCGAACCTTGAAGCCCGACAGGTGCGGCCGCGGTGATGACGGGCGTGCGATCGGGTGCCTTGCGCAGTTCGATCTGGCTGACACCGGTCCCTCTGGCTCGCGCCAGTTCGGGCCAGATGTCGGCTTGCATGCTTTCCGTCTCGATATAGTTGGGGACGGGCGCTGCGCCCGTTATCCGGTCAACCATCCGGTCGAGCCAGCGGGCCAGATCCTTGTCCCAGTCTTCGCTTTCGGGATCGGCAAATTCGAAACTGGGGCCGTCCAGCGCGAAACTGTCGGCCCACAGGCGCCCCTCGGCATCATACATCCGCAGGCGCATCTGCTGTTCCTTGCCGATCTGTATGAGCAACGCCTCCTGTCGTTCACGGGTTGCCCCGGCCAGGGCTTCGGCCGTGATCTGCGCCTCGATCCGGGCAAGCTTGTAGCGTTCACCCAGCAACTGGCTGCTATAGTTGTCGAGGTAAAACACCCCGCCGCCAAGCAAGGCAAGCGGCAGTATGTTGACGACCAGAATTCGCGAGGTCAGTGACAGGTGCCGCGTCCAGCCCAGGCGCGTGACATCCCTGTCTGCCGCCCGGTTGTTACTCATCGGAATAACTGTATCCTGCACCATAAAGTGTTGAAATTGCGGAGAACTGGCGATCAATTACGCGAAACTTCCGGCGCATCCGTTTGATGTGGCTGTCAACCGTCCGGTCATCGACAAACACATCGTCGGGATATGCAGCGTCCATCAGTTGATTGCGTGATTTGATCACTCCCGGGCGCTGCGCCAGCGCCTCGAGGATGAGAAATTCGGTCACAGTCAGCGATACGGATTTGCCATCCCATTCGACATGGTGCCGCGCGGGATCCATGGCCAGGCGTCCGCGGACCCACAACCTGTCACTTTCGGGCAGCGTTGCATCAAGGCCGAGAGACGGTGGGTTGAGACGTGCATCGGTGCGCCGCAAAATCGCCCTGATGCGCGCAATCAGCAAACGCTGGCTGAAAGGTTTCGCGATATAATCGTCGGCCCCGATTGCCAGCCCCAGTTCCTCGTCCTCTTCATGATCCTTGCTGGTCAGGAAGATAACCGGAAGCGGGGTATGCTCGCGCACTTTGCGAAGCAGTTCCATTCCGTCCATTTTGGGCATCTTGATGTCGAACACACCCAGATCGGGCGGATTATCGAGCAAGGCGCGCAAGGCCGCCTCGCTGTCGGAATAGACCCGCGTGGCAAATCCTTCTGCCTGCAGCGCGATCGACACCGAGGTGAGGATATTGCGATCATCATCGACGAGCGCAATCGAATTTCCGCCGGCGGTTGTTTCAGTGGGTGGGCTGGCTTGAGCCATGCGTGGATCGATCCTGTTCAGCTTGAAAATGATCTAGCCCGTTTGAAAAGGGGATACAACGCAAGGCTGGCCGGCCCGCCGCAAACCCGGCAAATATGATTAGATCGGTCTGCAAATTGACGCTCGGCGTCCACCTCTTTAAAGAACATTCGTAACGGCTTCGCATTCGTATGCAGAACGCAACGATTCGTCAGCCTCATCAATTTCCAGGAGAACGAATTGACCCCCGCGCTTTCCACTTCGCTTGATAAACAGGGCATCACCACTGGTGCGACAATCCATGCCAATCTCGGCACTGACGCGCTGATTGCGGCCGCTGTCGCCAATGGCGAAGGCAAACTCGCTGCAGAAGGTCCGCTGGTGGTCGAAACAGGGCCGCATACCGGCCGCTCTGCGAAAGATAAATTCATTGTCCGTGATGCGGTGACCGAAGACACGGTCTGGTGGGGCAAGACCAATGCGAGCATGACGCCGGAACATTTCGCCGCATTGAAAGACGATTTCCTCGCTGCGGTTAAAGACAGGCAAACGCTGTATGTCGCGGATTTGTTTGGCGGCTCGCAGCCGGAACACCGGGTAAATGTTCGTGTGATCAACGAACTTGCATGGCACAACCAGTTCATCCGGACATTGCTGGTTCGGCCGACCACTGCGGAACTGGACGGATTCGTACCGGAATATACAATTATCGATTTGCCCAGCTTTCGTGCCGATCCCCAACGCCATGGTACGCGCAGCGAAACCGTAGTTGCCGTCAATCTGACCGAAAAACTGATTTTGATCGGCGGGACCAAATACGCCGGCGAGATGAAGAAAAGCGTGTTCGGCATTCTCAACTATCTGCTTCCTGCCAAGGGCGTAATGCCGATGCATTGCAGTGCCAACATCGGTCCCGATGGAAAAACCGCAGTGTTTTTCGGCCTTTCGGGCACGGGCAAAACAACCCTGAGCGCGGATGCAAGCCGCACGTTGATCGGCGATGACGAACATGGCTGGTCGGACACGGCGGTTTTCAATTTCGAAGGCGGCTGTTACGCCAAGATGATCAGGCTTTCCGAAGAAGCCGAGCCCGAGATTTTCGCGACGACCAGGATGCACGGCACGGTCCTGGAAAACGTGGTGATGGACGCAAACGGAAAGCTCGATCTCGACGATAACTCGCTGGCGGAAAACACCCGCGGTGCCTATCCGCTCGAGTTTATTCCCAACACGTCCAAAGACAATCTGGGTCCGGTTCCATCGAACGTGATCATGTTGACGGCAGACGCATTTGGCGTGTTACCCCCGATTGCCCGTTTGACACCGGATCAGGCCATGTATCACTTCTTGTCCGGTTATACCGCGAAGGTAGCCGGCACCGAAATCGGGGTGACCGAACCCGAGGCGACCTTCAGCACGTGTTTTGGCGCACCATTCATGCCGCGCCACCCCAGTGTGTACGGCAATCTGCTGAAAGAACGCATCGCTTCGGGCGGCGCGCAATGCTGGTTGGTCAATACCGGCTGGACGGGCGGCAAATACGGGACCGGCCACCGGATGCCGATCAAGGCCACCAGAGCATTGCTCAACGCAGCGCTCGATGGTTCGCTGAACGACGCACAGTTCCGCAAGGACGAAAACTTCGGGTTCGATGTTCCGGTCGCCGTCGATGGCGTGGATAGCGCGATCCTCGACCCGCGTTCGACCTGGTCGGACAAGGCGGAATATGACCGGACAGCGCAGAAACTGGTCAAACTGTTTGTCGATAACTTTACCGAATTCGAAGCGCACGTGGATGAAGGCGTAAGACAAGCCGCACCCGCCGCAGCCTGATCGAGACGACCGCTTTGGAGAGGAGAGCCCTCTTCCCCTCGCAGAAGGGGAAGGGGGCTTTTTCTTTGCATTCGGGCGCGGCGCAACTGCGGGGGTTAATGTACGAATTGACCGTAAAATGGGACTTTTCGCCCTCTGATGCGTTGAAAAGACAGAGACCCCAACAAAAGGATGAAGCGATGAACCTTGGACAATTGCTGCAACAAAGCGGCGCAATCGAAAGCATGGCAGGTGAACTGGGAATTGATCCCAAAACTGCCCAGACAGGCGCCTCGGTATTGCTGCCGGCGATCATGGCCGGAATGGGCCGGCAGAGCGCGGGCTCGTCAGGCATGGGCGGGCTTGGCAGTCTGATCGGCGGCATGGGCGGCGGCGGTCTGCTGGACGCCGTGCTGGGCGGCAGCCCGACGCCGGTTAACCAGGGTAACGAAATACTTGGCCAGATTTTCGGAAACAAGGATGTCAGTCGCGGCGTCGCAGCCGAAGCTGCGGGCGCCACGGGCATCGATCCGTCGATCCTGAAAAAGATGCTCCCGATCCTTGCGATGGCAGCGGCGGGCTATATGGCCAAGCAGAAATCCGGCGGCGCAGCGGGTGCGGGTGGCGGCGCGCTGGGCGGTCTGCTGGGTACGCTGATCGGCGGATTGGCACGTTAGTCATGCGCCGCGCACTGGTAGTCCTGACAATCATGTTCGGGGCCACCTGCGCGGCAATCGCTCTGGTCCACATAGCGTTTGGTCCATCGTCGATACCCGGCTCGGTTCCGGTGAACGCGACGATGGACAGTCAGGACAGATTTTATGCAAGTCTGTTTCTGGGATTCGGAGCTGCGCTGATCTGGTGTGCGCGTAATTTACGGCGGCGCCGGACAATATACTTTGCGCTTCTTGCGGTCTTTTTTGTCGGCGGTCTGGCACGCGGTGTGTCCGCGTTGCAGGCTGGATTACCAGACCCTTTATTTCAGGTGCTCTGGGCACTGGAACTTGTGTTGCCGCCGGTATTCTGGCTGTGGCACCGGGCCGTGTTCGGCAACAATCGCCTCAGGTAATCACGCGGATGTTCTTAGTCAGCACGGCGTCGGGATCATCATCGCCGTGAAGCACTGAAATATCGCCGGTCGTCTCCAGCACCACCGCTTTGACTTTGTTGATTTCGAGCGCATTGGCCTCGCGCAATTTGGCATACAGATCGGACAGCGTCACACGCTCCGCCGCCATGGCTGCTTCGCAAATCTTTCCGTTTTTCATCAGGTACACAGCATTGTTCTGCAGCGCATGTTCAGCGGCCTGTGACGAACGTCTGAGCCGCGCGACGATATTCTGAAACACGAACAGAACCAGCATCGCTGCGCCAATTTGCAAAGTCTGGTTCCATTCACTGGCCTGCGCACCGCCAGCGACCAGCGATCCCATCGCAATGGTCATCACGAAGTCGAAATTGGTCATTTTGGAAAGCGACCGAAGGCCGTTGACGCGAATGAGCGCAACCACCCAGATCATCGCAAGAGTGCCGAGGACAAAACCCCTGACCAGCGCATCGGATGTTGGATAGTCAGGTAAAAACATAAAATAATCAGCCCTTTCCGCCGGTTATTCCACGTATCACAAAAATAGCTAATCGCGCAATTCAGGTCCCGCCAGCGATGTAGCGGCCAACATTGTTTGCCATCACGGTGAGCGGTGCGTTTCCGCCCAGCACGACCGCATCGTTGAACGCCTTGAAATCATAGGCTGCGCCCATTTCCTGCCGGGCCCGATTTCTCTGGCGAATGATCTCGCTATGTCCGACCTTGTATCCGCAGGCCTGACCGGGCCAGCTGCAGTAGCGATCGACTTCGCTTTCGACTTCTTCGCGCTTGCTTCCGTTACGTTCGACAAAAAAGTTGACCG encodes the following:
- a CDS encoding phosphoenolpyruvate carboxykinase, which codes for MTPALSTSLDKQGITTGATIHANLGTDALIAAAVANGEGKLAAEGPLVVETGPHTGRSAKDKFIVRDAVTEDTVWWGKTNASMTPEHFAALKDDFLAAVKDRQTLYVADLFGGSQPEHRVNVRVINELAWHNQFIRTLLVRPTTAELDGFVPEYTIIDLPSFRADPQRHGTRSETVVAVNLTEKLILIGGTKYAGEMKKSVFGILNYLLPAKGVMPMHCSANIGPDGKTAVFFGLSGTGKTTLSADASRTLIGDDEHGWSDTAVFNFEGGCYAKMIRLSEEAEPEIFATTRMHGTVLENVVMDANGKLDLDDNSLAENTRGAYPLEFIPNTSKDNLGPVPSNVIMLTADAFGVLPPIARLTPDQAMYHFLSGYTAKVAGTEIGVTEPEATFSTCFGAPFMPRHPSVYGNLLKERIASGGAQCWLVNTGWTGGKYGTGHRMPIKATRALLNAALDGSLNDAQFRKDENFGFDVPVAVDGVDSAILDPRSTWSDKAEYDRTAQKLVKLFVDNFTEFEAHVDEGVRQAAPAAA
- a CDS encoding HPr family phosphocarrier protein; translated protein: MTEARKMVEITNQRGLHARASAKFVNIVSQLPDGHDVRVAKDGNEAAGGSILGLMMLGAAKGDSVELIVEGPDSEAVLTKLSGLIIDRFGED
- a CDS encoding DUF4345 domain-containing protein, with amino-acid sequence MRRALVVLTIMFGATCAAIALVHIAFGPSSIPGSVPVNATMDSQDRFYASLFLGFGAALIWCARNLRRRRTIYFALLAVFFVGGLARGVSALQAGLPDPLFQVLWALELVLPPVFWLWHRAVFGNNRLR
- a CDS encoding stimulus-sensing domain-containing protein, translated to MSNNRAADRDVTRLGWTRHLSLTSRILVVNILPLALLGGGVFYLDNYSSQLLGERYKLARIEAQITAEALAGATRERQEALLIQIGKEQQMRLRMYDAEGRLWADSFALDGPSFEFADPESEDWDKDLARWLDRMVDRITGAAPVPNYIETESMQADIWPELARARGTGVSQIELRKAPDRTPVITAAAPVGLQGSTLLTTRNAKDITEAVRSARTTLGIAFLGALLLSVLASLFLARTIISPLRMLAKAAVRVRLGRDREVVVPRLPERGDEIGSLARTISDMTTALRQRIDAVESFAADVAHEIKNPLASLRSAVESLGKVEDPELRKQLTEIASHDVRRIDRLVTDIAEASRIDAEISRTTFERIDMHDLIVNILGTRADRRENDGRRIDLQIDPNGSLTVMGVAARLERVIENLLDNAVSFSPRDGRIRIDLAHEGDAVELTVCDEGPGIPETEREKIFQRFHSVRPDEEDFGNHSGLGLAIGRTIAEAHDGSLIANERSDRQCGACLTLILPAADA
- a CDS encoding four-helix bundle copper-binding protein produces the protein MSIKKMISEHPHVSKEGYDEQLSQAVKYAMYCAAICNSCADACSGEDGDMSQCIRTCSDCSDICTATYRVATRRTGGNVAVIKTMLAACIEACETCEQECGKHDNPHCRRCAKMCRECADDCRKALELMENEG
- the def gene encoding peptide deformylase, giving the protein MAIREILEVPDPRLKTVSAPVDTFDGELRTLVDDMFETMYDAPGIGLAAIQVGVPQRVLVIDLQEPDTDAEPEECGHDHGDGEGSHKHYPVKNDPRVFINPEILDPAEELATYQEGCLSVPEIYADVDRPARCRVRYQDLDGKVHEEDLDGLMATCIQHEMDHLEGVLFIDHLSRLKKQMALKKLDKLRKAA
- a CDS encoding response regulator transcription factor; the encoded protein is MAQASPPTETTAGGNSIALVDDDRNILTSVSIALQAEGFATRVYSDSEAALRALLDNPPDLGVFDIKMPKMDGMELLRKVREHTPLPVIFLTSKDHEEDEELGLAIGADDYIAKPFSQRLLIARIRAILRRTDARLNPPSLGLDATLPESDRLWVRGRLAMDPARHHVEWDGKSVSLTVTEFLILEALAQRPGVIKSRNQLMDAAYPDDVFVDDRTVDSHIKRMRRKFRVIDRQFSAISTLYGAGYSYSDE
- a CDS encoding DNA recombination protein RmuC produces the protein MELTGILVALGALILGAAAGYFFGTRPLADLKARHGERDSEARKLAEVVARMAPELATMSERAARADSLAENLDRTREELTTLKTQAAGFEEQKRALIETREQLLKEFQNTGAAVLGKAQEAFLARASEKFGDSEKTNKAAVAALLEPVNQRLKSYEDQVTSLEKQRVDSFGQLTGLIENMRLGQEEVRREAQRLGNSLTNAPKARGRWGERALQNVLEQCGLSQHTDFNLEQSIDTEDGRLRPDAIVNVPGQKKLIIDAKVSLNAYQEAFEADDDDVRKLALAAHAKSMRNHVQQLGAKSYQSQFEEAPDYVVMFVPGEHFVSAALESDPELWDFAFQNGVLLASPTNLVAIARTIAQVWRQDQLADEAREIGRAGAELYSRLETASQHLKRVGSGLETAVGNYNKFVGSFERNVLSSGRRLADKGIEIGKREIEDVPLVESTPRYTAKDAEDTPQLEDGSSIAKAS
- a CDS encoding HPr kinase/phosphatase C-terminal domain-containing protein — its product is MAGTETFQASCVSVNGRGILITGQPGSGKSSLALSLIDRGATLVGDDAVILSNIGGSLVAAPHPNTENLFEIRNVGLVKMAAGEAPIALLLELAEDAPRFIDAADFRKLCGISIPSIKFWPGDAAAPIRAEWALTRYGLGERTANPSHPEV
- a CDS encoding RNA methyltransferase; translated protein: MRRIITGFSNPTVKYLRSLRDKKHRKREGQFLAEGLRLLTDARESGRLPEMLVMADKRDPHPLLTALENAVTDAGGEIIETGPDILGKITGKDNPQAVLGVFEEFDTSLGSVDRGAADIWLVAQALRDPGNLGTMLRTGDAVGAGGLILIDDCADPFSSEAVRASMGAVFTQKIAQASWNDFLPWLRNANGQLVAASLRDAVPYRGAAYAAPCFLMVGNESRGLPENYESECDLRVTMPMLGRADSLNAAMAAAVLAYEALAMLEPSSS
- a CDS encoding DUF937 domain-containing protein; the protein is MNLGQLLQQSGAIESMAGELGIDPKTAQTGASVLLPAIMAGMGRQSAGSSGMGGLGSLIGGMGGGGLLDAVLGGSPTPVNQGNEILGQIFGNKDVSRGVAAEAAGATGIDPSILKKMLPILAMAAAGYMAKQKSGGAAGAGGGALGGLLGTLIGGLAR
- a CDS encoding PTS sugar transporter subunit IIA; this translates as MIGIILVTHGRLAEEFVGAMEHVVGKQKAIATVCIGPKDDMEQRREEIANAIAEVDSGDGAIILTDLFGGTPSNLAISLLDAGRIEVIAGINLPMLIRLASARKTMSVKDTVCAARDAGRNYITVASQFLAEDCKAT
- the rapZ gene encoding RNase adapter RapZ, with product MSDDSPDKDSAVPADGKQRILLVTGTSGAGKTTALRVLEDLGWEAIDNFPIRLLDRMLGTDAPDDGIRPPLAIGFDTRTRGFAPDNIIRRVKRLAGRSDISIATLFLDCNSAELERRYNETRRRHPLAQGRPLMAGIAAERELLEPLRRWADAVIDTSGFAANDLQQEIRERFADSAPAEMVVTVSSFGFARGMPPVSDLVFDMRFLDNPHWIDGLREQTGKDPAVADHIRKDIAFAPALNQISDLLLLLLPRYEAQGKSYVHIAFGCTGGRHRSVFTAEEIALGLREAGFSPTVLHRNLASRAEDQIEGSQQS